The following are from one region of the Francisella opportunistica genome:
- a CDS encoding PACE efflux transporter yields the protein MSVKSMSFLARIIHTIGFEFFGIVIFTPFAMFILHKGVFHIAGLAIIISLIAMLWNFIYNYIFDIIEIKLGMCRSKRRLLPRALHALLFELGLLIVTIPLVAYILNMSLLAALLVDIGFVIFYLIYAFVYNYIFDKVYFDIIIRK from the coding sequence ATGAGTGTAAAAAGTATGAGCTTTTTAGCTCGAATAATTCACACAATAGGGTTTGAGTTTTTTGGTATTGTAATATTCACACCTTTTGCAATGTTTATTTTACATAAAGGTGTATTTCATATTGCCGGCTTAGCCATTATAATTTCACTAATAGCAATGCTATGGAATTTCATTTATAACTACATTTTTGACATCATAGAGATAAAACTAGGGATGTGTAGATCAAAAAGAAGACTACTGCCACGTGCCCTACATGCTTTGCTTTTTGAACTGGGGTTACTCATAGTCACGATTCCATTAGTAGCTTATATACTCAATATGAGCTTATTAGCCGCTCTTTTAGTTGATATTGGCTTTGTTATTTTTTACCTTATATATGCTTTTGTGTATAATTATATCTTTGATAAGGTATACTTTGATATAATTATCCGCAAGTAG
- a CDS encoding co-chaperone GroES, with the protein MNIRPLQDRVLVRRAEEETKTAGGIILTGSAQEKPSQGEVVAVGNGKKLDNGSTLPMDVKVGDKVLFGKYSGSEVKVGDETLLMMREEDIMGIIG; encoded by the coding sequence ATGAACATTCGTCCATTACAAGATAGAGTATTAGTACGTCGCGCAGAAGAAGAAACAAAAACTGCAGGTGGAATTATCTTAACTGGTAGTGCTCAAGAGAAACCTAGCCAAGGTGAAGTTGTTGCTGTTGGTAATGGTAAGAAATTAGATAATGGCTCTACACTACCTATGGATGTAAAAGTTGGTGATAAAGTACTATTTGGTAAATACTCTGGTAGTGAAGTAAAAGTTGGTGATGAAACTCTTCTGATGATGAGAGAAGAAGATATCATGGGTATTATCGGATAA
- the groL gene encoding chaperonin GroEL (60 kDa chaperone family; promotes refolding of misfolded polypeptides especially under stressful conditions; forms two stacked rings of heptamers to form a barrel-shaped 14mer; ends can be capped by GroES; misfolded proteins enter the barrel where they are refolded when GroES binds): protein MAAKQVLFSDEARTKMLDGVNTLADAVKVTLGPKGRNVVLDKSFGAPTITKDGVSVAKEIELEDKFENMGAQIVKEVASKTADVAGDGTTTATVLAQALLTEGLKAVAAGMNPMDLKRGIDKATAKLVEELKALSKPCSDPKSIEQVGTISANSDATVGKLIADAMAKVGKEGVITVEEGKGFEDELDVVEGMQFDRGYLSPYFATNQENMTTDLENPYILIVDKKISNIRDLLPVLEGVSKSGRALLIIAEDVESEALATLVVNNMRGVVKVCAVKAPGFGDRKKAMLEDIAILTGATLVSEDLSMKLEETNMEHLGTASRVQVTKDNTTIIDGAGEKEAIAKRVNIIKANIAEASSDYDREKLQERLAKLSGGVAVIKVGAVTEAEMKEKKDRVDDALHATRAAVEEGIVAGGGVALIRAQKALDGLTAENDDQNHGIALLRKAIEAPLRQIVSNAGGESSVVVNQVKANQGNYGYNAANDTYGDMVEMGILDPTKVTRSALQHAASIAGLMITTEAMVGEIKEAAPAMPMGGGMGGMPGMM from the coding sequence ATGGCTGCAAAACAAGTTTTATTTTCAGATGAAGCTCGTACAAAAATGCTAGATGGTGTTAATACTCTAGCAGATGCTGTAAAAGTTACCTTAGGTCCAAAAGGTCGTAATGTTGTTTTAGATAAATCATTTGGTGCGCCAACTATCACTAAAGATGGTGTATCTGTTGCTAAAGAAATTGAATTAGAAGATAAATTTGAGAATATGGGTGCTCAGATAGTTAAGGAAGTAGCTTCAAAAACTGCTGATGTTGCTGGTGATGGTACTACTACAGCTACTGTACTTGCTCAAGCATTATTAACAGAAGGCCTAAAAGCAGTTGCCGCAGGTATGAATCCTATGGATCTAAAAAGAGGTATCGATAAGGCGACTGCTAAGTTAGTTGAAGAACTAAAAGCACTTTCTAAGCCATGTTCAGATCCAAAATCAATCGAGCAGGTTGGTACTATCTCTGCTAATTCTGATGCTACTGTTGGTAAGCTTATCGCTGATGCCATGGCAAAAGTTGGTAAAGAAGGTGTAATTACAGTTGAAGAGGGTAAAGGTTTTGAAGATGAGCTTGATGTTGTTGAAGGTATGCAATTTGATAGAGGCTATCTATCTCCATATTTTGCAACAAACCAAGAGAATATGACTACTGATTTAGAGAATCCATATATTCTAATAGTTGATAAGAAGATCTCTAATATTCGTGATCTATTACCAGTATTAGAAGGTGTTTCTAAATCTGGTAGAGCGTTATTAATAATTGCAGAAGATGTAGAAAGCGAAGCTTTAGCTACTTTAGTTGTTAATAATATGAGAGGTGTAGTTAAAGTGTGCGCTGTCAAAGCTCCTGGTTTTGGTGATAGAAAAAAAGCTATGCTAGAAGATATCGCTATCTTAACTGGTGCTACACTTGTATCTGAAGATCTAAGCATGAAGCTAGAAGAAACTAACATGGAGCATCTAGGTACAGCTAGTAGAGTACAAGTAACTAAAGATAATACAACAATCATCGATGGTGCTGGTGAAAAAGAAGCCATCGCTAAACGAGTAAATATAATCAAAGCTAATATTGCTGAAGCTAGCTCTGACTATGACCGTGAGAAGCTGCAAGAAAGACTAGCTAAACTTTCTGGTGGTGTTGCAGTTATCAAAGTTGGTGCTGTTACAGAAGCTGAGATGAAAGAGAAAAAGGATCGTGTAGATGATGCTTTACATGCTACTCGTGCGGCTGTAGAAGAAGGTATCGTTGCTGGTGGTGGCGTTGCTTTAATTAGAGCACAGAAAGCATTAGATGGCTTAACAGCTGAAAATGATGATCAAAACCATGGTATAGCGCTACTTAGAAAGGCAATAGAAGCTCCACTAAGACAGATAGTATCAAATGCTGGCGGTGAGTCTTCTGTAGTTGTTAACCAAGTTAAAGCTAATCAAGGTAACTATGGTTATAATGCTGCAAATGACACTTATGGTGATATGGTTGAAATGGGTATCTTAGATCCTACTAAAGTTACGCGTTCAGCTTTACAACATGCTGCATCAATTGCTGGCCTTATGATTACAACAGAGGCTATGGTTGGTGAAATCAAAGAAGCTGCTCCAGCTATGCCTATGGGCGGTGGCATGGGCGGTATGCCAGGTATGATGTAA